Proteins encoded by one window of Blautia faecicola:
- a CDS encoding AfsR/SARP family transcriptional regulator, whose translation MDKQLPELKVNMLGRFSITYGDQPITFKRNSATKAVKLLQILLHSSLTENQGNGGISRAQLLDDLFGREELANVGNNLRVTVFRLRKMLIEAGLPEYDYIVKEKGVFYWRSPMKTDLDVVRFVELIREGEQAEEKAKKMELWEQACRLYKGELLPMQSGEDWVIMNSVHYKEKYSKALRSLCEYKKEQQEYDTILELTDTAMEIYPFDEWQSVKIDALMGMNRYKEAYQLYDATSRMFFEELGITPSERMMNQFQEMSERMGRTYHAAGEIKEDLKEPEYEDGAFYCSLPSFRDNYRLVRRLIERNGQSAFLMVCSLTDGNGHPMENREKLDVMSMELHRAVKGSLRRGDSFSKYSPSQFLILLVGVNQENCDMIFRRIAGRFTDRHGSWNRYLEYYVSSIAEVENPNARLSFQKNEFHWK comes from the coding sequence ATGGACAAACAGTTACCGGAACTCAAAGTGAATATGTTGGGAAGGTTCTCCATAACCTATGGAGATCAGCCAATCACGTTCAAAAGAAACTCGGCAACCAAGGCAGTAAAATTGCTGCAGATCCTGTTGCATTCCAGCCTGACAGAGAATCAGGGAAACGGTGGAATCTCCAGAGCACAGCTGCTGGATGATCTGTTTGGAAGAGAGGAACTGGCAAATGTGGGAAATAACCTGCGTGTCACCGTGTTCCGTCTGCGCAAGATGCTGATCGAGGCAGGGCTGCCGGAGTACGATTATATCGTAAAAGAAAAAGGTGTTTTTTACTGGCGCAGTCCGATGAAAACAGATCTGGATGTGGTTCGTTTCGTGGAACTGATCCGGGAAGGGGAACAGGCGGAAGAGAAAGCGAAGAAGATGGAACTGTGGGAGCAGGCGTGCCGGCTGTATAAGGGAGAACTTCTTCCGATGCAGTCCGGCGAAGACTGGGTGATTATGAATAGTGTCCATTACAAAGAAAAATATTCGAAAGCCCTCCGCAGTCTGTGTGAATATAAGAAAGAACAACAGGAATACGATACGATTCTGGAACTGACGGATACGGCGATGGAGATTTATCCGTTTGACGAGTGGCAGTCCGTAAAGATTGATGCACTGATGGGAATGAACCGTTATAAAGAAGCGTATCAGCTGTATGACGCTACATCCAGGATGTTCTTTGAAGAGTTGGGAATCACACCTTCGGAGCGTATGATGAACCAGTTCCAGGAGATGAGCGAACGGATGGGAAGAACGTACCATGCGGCAGGGGAGATCAAAGAAGATCTGAAAGAACCGGAGTATGAGGATGGCGCTTTTTACTGCAGCCTTCCGAGTTTCCGTGACAATTACCGTCTGGTGCGCAGACTGATCGAACGAAACGGACAGTCCGCATTTTTAATGGTATGTTCGCTGACAGACGGCAACGGGCATCCGATGGAAAACCGGGAAAAACTGGATGTGATGTCCATGGAACTTCACCGGGCGGTAAAAGGAAGCCTTCGCCGCGGAGATTCCTTTTCCAAATACAGTCCGTCACAGTTTCTGATTCTTCTGGTGGGAGTCAATCAGGAAAACTGTGATATGATTTTCCGCAGGATCGCCGGTCGTTTTACCGACAGACACGGATCCTGGAACCGATACCTGGAATACTATGTTTCTTCCATCGCAGAGGTGGAAAACCCTAATGCAAGATTAAGTTTTCAGAAAAATGAATTTCACTGGAAATAA